A window of the Chloroflexus sp. Y-396-1 genome harbors these coding sequences:
- a CDS encoding DUF5671 domain-containing protein: MMVVRRWYLFVSATIGLQGFTWSFIWLLYGVFVTSGRLIETTALQLATLIVCLPLWLGHWWWAEQLAGRDREERGSAIRQLYLYGNLVAFLLPLIGSMIDLLSVSLRLLINRPPADPVAQFWYGTIASCTLGVLFAYHSLVARHDAAHGHLVNSGAFIRRLYLFVAAGVGLLVYAGGAVGLIQVFGESGVSSLSRLVDASVGMIVGLGIWGGHWWLIQQLSVSADEEERGSVLRKVYLYLVIVIASLVAVTNATILLAGLFRQALGLPVFGQLIDGLAPVIVATLIALYHGYVLRADAALIPEAPRQAGIRRVAWYLVAAVGQLALVGGLGGLLSVLIRSVASTGIISELREPLAWFSAMLIVGVVVWGWCWRRVQQMATLSGEIGLLERSSLTRRIYLFGFLFVASLTLLIALMYILFRLISIALGQTFAGNLVADLAQAIAYSLIAGGVLATHSLALRTDTRLREASEQARQAQKRAVIFAERELAHQIMKALQQQFPQLKLAIVGQDLDTDRERQLATADVIVGAWRPSDGLSQLARSSASKLLVPLADQNWMWVGVEPVTETDISRQLVQAMRQFLAGAPLRPHRGLSAGVVLGVVIAILLIILLLSGALIFLIPWFVF; the protein is encoded by the coding sequence ATGATGGTGGTCAGACGGTGGTACCTGTTTGTCAGTGCCACGATTGGCTTGCAGGGCTTTACCTGGTCGTTCATTTGGTTGCTCTACGGCGTTTTTGTCACCAGCGGACGACTCATCGAGACAACGGCACTGCAATTGGCAACGTTGATCGTCTGCTTGCCGCTCTGGCTAGGGCATTGGTGGTGGGCAGAGCAATTGGCAGGTCGCGATCGTGAAGAGCGGGGTTCGGCAATCCGCCAACTTTACCTGTACGGAAATTTGGTAGCATTTCTGCTGCCGCTGATCGGGAGTATGATCGACCTGCTAAGCGTTTCGTTGCGTCTCCTCATAAATCGGCCACCGGCCGATCCGGTGGCCCAATTCTGGTATGGCACGATTGCCTCGTGCACATTGGGAGTGCTCTTTGCCTATCATAGTCTGGTGGCTCGTCATGATGCTGCTCATGGCCACCTGGTAAACAGTGGTGCGTTCATTAGACGACTCTATCTGTTCGTTGCCGCAGGTGTCGGCTTGCTGGTCTATGCCGGTGGTGCTGTCGGTCTCATCCAGGTGTTTGGCGAAAGCGGTGTATCTTCCCTGTCACGGCTCGTTGATGCGAGTGTCGGTATGATTGTCGGTTTGGGCATCTGGGGCGGTCATTGGTGGCTTATCCAGCAGCTCTCTGTCAGCGCCGATGAAGAAGAGCGGGGGTCGGTCTTACGCAAGGTGTACCTCTATCTGGTGATTGTGATCGCCAGCCTGGTAGCAGTCACGAATGCCACGATCCTCCTGGCCGGTCTCTTTCGTCAGGCCCTCGGTCTGCCGGTCTTTGGTCAACTGATCGATGGGTTAGCGCCGGTTATCGTCGCTACGCTGATAGCGCTCTACCATGGCTATGTCTTGCGGGCCGATGCAGCACTCATTCCCGAAGCCCCGCGTCAGGCTGGGATTCGCCGTGTAGCGTGGTATCTAGTGGCAGCCGTTGGTCAATTGGCCCTGGTCGGTGGACTGGGAGGACTGCTGAGTGTACTTATTCGCAGTGTTGCGAGCACCGGTATTATTAGCGAGCTGCGTGAACCGCTGGCCTGGTTTAGCGCCATGCTCATCGTTGGTGTTGTCGTCTGGGGGTGGTGTTGGCGCCGGGTGCAACAGATGGCTACGCTCAGCGGCGAGATAGGGTTATTAGAACGCAGCTCACTTACCCGTCGCATTTATCTCTTTGGTTTTTTGTTTGTGGCCTCGTTAACTCTCCTTATCGCATTGATGTACATTCTTTTCCGATTGATTAGCATTGCCCTTGGTCAGACGTTTGCTGGTAACTTGGTTGCCGATCTTGCCCAGGCAATTGCATACAGTCTGATTGCAGGTGGAGTGCTGGCAACCCATAGCCTCGCGTTGCGCACCGATACCCGGTTACGCGAAGCGTCTGAACAAGCGCGCCAGGCGCAGAAGCGGGCCGTAATCTTCGCCGAGAGAGAACTGGCGCATCAGATTATGAAGGCATTGCAGCAGCAATTTCCGCAACTGAAGCTGGCTATTGTCGGGCAGGATCTGGATACCGATCGAGAACGCCAACTGGCGACTGCCGATGTGATTGTTGGCGCGTGGCGGCCATCCGATGGTCTCTCCCAACTAGCCCGTTCCTCGGCGTCCAAACTGCTTGTCCCGCTTGCTGACCAAAATTGGATGTGGGTTGGTGTTGAACCAGTAACCGAAACTGACATCTCACGCCAGTTGGTACAGGCGATGCGGCAGTTTCTGGCCGGCGCGCCTCTCCGTCCGCACCGCGGACTGAGTGCTGGGGTCGTTCTAGGTGTAGTAATTGCAATCTTATTGATTATTCTGCTGCTCAGCGGAGCGCTGATATTCCTGATCCCGTGGTTTGTGTTTTGA
- a CDS encoding NotI family restriction endonuclease, translating to MDAIHLLTTHQPGNELHVVSEVSVPGGHVDYFLVSVRDGKVQDFVGIELQALDTTGTIWPEHQRFLRESGLSQIDDAELSGKPYGINWKMTAKTILMQLHHKIDTFEHVNRKLVLVVQDRLLEYMRREFNFIHLNDPAVIGDSMHLHVYQMSKTTDESLQITMRSRLSTDARGIAACLGLQAEARVELKQILELLQTKISSTSRFMSV from the coding sequence ATGGATGCTATTCATCTGCTTACAACACATCAGCCTGGTAATGAGTTACACGTTGTTTCAGAAGTTTCCGTTCCGGGCGGTCATGTTGATTATTTTCTTGTTTCAGTTAGAGATGGGAAAGTGCAAGATTTTGTTGGGATTGAACTTCAGGCATTAGATACAACCGGTACCATCTGGCCTGAACATCAAAGATTCCTGAGAGAATCGGGTTTATCTCAGATAGATGATGCAGAATTATCTGGTAAACCGTATGGTATAAATTGGAAAATGACAGCAAAGACCATTCTAATGCAATTGCATCATAAGATCGATACATTTGAACATGTTAACAGAAAGCTAGTTCTGGTTGTTCAAGACAGACTTCTCGAATACATGCGCCGTGAGTTCAATTTCATCCATCTCAATGATCCAGCCGTTATTGGTGATTCGATGCATCTTCACGTGTACCAGATGAGTAAAACAACTGATGAGTCATTGCAGATCACAATGCGTTCACGGTTAAGTACTGATGCTCGTGGAATTGCGGCCTGTTTAGGATTACAAGCAGAGGCCAGAGTCGAACTCAAGCAGATTCTTGAACTATTGCAAACGAAAATCTCATCTACTTCCCGATTTATGTCAGTATAA
- a CDS encoding cation diffusion facilitator family transporter yields the protein MIERHALTRYAWLSIGAAAATICLKLSAWWLTGSIGMLADALESLVNLVAAGMALMMLTIAARPADEDHAYGHGKAEYFAGALEGILIILAAAGIGWTAVQRLFNPQPLEQTVAGLLVAGVATAINGIVACILLRAGQRYDSLTLEADGQHLLTDVWTSLGVVVGIGLVALTGWYILDPVIALAVAIHITVTGVHLVRRAVAGLMDTALPADELAAIHTALANLNDHGCDYHALRTRQSGARRFISFHLLVPDTWSIQQAHAMAEQVEAAVRAAVPNSTVFTHLEPRNDPTALADVALDRHDVSTITEPTTEPLLEEVHS from the coding sequence GTGATCGAACGACACGCACTGACTCGCTATGCCTGGCTGTCAATCGGCGCAGCAGCGGCTACTATCTGCTTAAAACTCAGCGCCTGGTGGCTTACCGGATCGATCGGTATGCTGGCCGATGCGCTTGAGTCGCTGGTAAATCTGGTTGCGGCAGGGATGGCATTGATGATGTTAACAATTGCCGCCCGTCCGGCTGATGAGGATCACGCCTACGGTCACGGCAAGGCTGAATATTTTGCCGGTGCCCTGGAAGGCATTCTTATTATTTTGGCTGCGGCCGGTATCGGCTGGACGGCTGTGCAGCGCCTGTTTAATCCACAACCGCTCGAACAAACGGTTGCCGGTTTGCTTGTCGCCGGGGTGGCGACCGCAATCAACGGAATTGTCGCATGCATCCTCTTACGAGCCGGGCAGCGTTACGATTCGCTCACGCTTGAAGCTGACGGTCAACATTTGCTGACCGATGTCTGGACGTCGCTGGGTGTTGTGGTCGGGATCGGGCTGGTTGCGCTGACCGGCTGGTATATTCTCGATCCGGTGATCGCTCTTGCAGTAGCCATCCATATTACCGTTACCGGTGTTCATCTGGTTCGCCGAGCCGTAGCGGGTCTGATGGATACAGCATTACCGGCAGATGAATTGGCTGCTATTCACACTGCGCTTGCCAATCTGAACGATCACGGATGTGATTACCACGCACTCCGTACTCGTCAATCGGGAGCACGGCGCTTTATCTCGTTCCACCTGCTGGTTCCTGACACCTGGAGTATTCAGCAGGCGCACGCAATGGCCGAGCAGGTGGAGGCTGCTGTCCGGGCGGCTGTTCCTAACAGCACGGTCTTCACCCATCTTGAACCACGCAACGATCCGACAGCATTGGCCGATGTTGCGTTAGATCGGCACGACGTATCGACAATCACCGAACCAACCACCGAACCGCTCCTCGAAGAAGTACACTCGTAG
- a CDS encoding isochorismate synthase MenF, producing MTNPLIGVRVTTATLREVARMEAAAEIARQRARELGRPVLVSITTRIGLRDPLALFARGAGVTHNRFFWSTPAADVELTGLGAAWSFTPAPSENRFAASAAAWRQLVSEAVIDVDPNLPVQGPLAVAGFRFDPDQPPSELWRDYPLGLLVVPRLLIVRHGDLTTLTVNGMVDERSSTLALGAAAARRLQALIGLPFRPQRLPTDLQVDVSLDPDEWKAIVADAVADLRAGRLEKVVLARAVRLRSAEPFDTAATLDVLRKNYPHTFVFAVARGGRTFLGASPERLVALRHGAVAASALAGSAPRGKTPEEDRALAEALLKSTKDRTEHAFVVQMICSALAEFCEQVSASDSPEIMRVRNVQHLFTPVTARIRPGYDIFDLVGRLHPTPAVGGKPGPTALAWIRARERLDRGWYAAPVGWVDARGDGEFAVALRSALIGRREATLFAGCGIVAASNPERELAETRIKLRAMLEALGASDEMIG from the coding sequence ATGACAAATCCTCTCATTGGGGTACGGGTCACAACCGCTACCCTACGCGAAGTCGCTCGGATGGAGGCTGCGGCTGAGATTGCGCGGCAACGGGCTCGTGAACTAGGACGACCGGTGCTGGTCAGCATCACAACTCGGATCGGGCTGCGCGATCCGCTAGCACTGTTTGCGCGTGGCGCCGGAGTGACGCATAACCGATTCTTCTGGAGCACACCGGCGGCCGATGTCGAACTGACCGGTCTCGGTGCAGCGTGGAGTTTTACACCAGCACCATCGGAAAACCGCTTTGCCGCCAGTGCAGCAGCATGGCGACAACTGGTGTCTGAGGCGGTCATAGATGTTGATCCCAATCTGCCGGTACAGGGGCCACTGGCAGTAGCCGGTTTCCGTTTTGATCCTGACCAGCCTCCGAGTGAGTTGTGGCGCGATTATCCGCTTGGGTTACTCGTCGTGCCACGCTTGTTGATTGTGCGCCACGGCGACTTGACTACGCTGACGGTCAATGGCATGGTTGATGAGCGCAGTTCGACGTTGGCGCTGGGTGCAGCGGCTGCCCGCCGTCTGCAAGCCTTGATCGGCTTACCGTTTCGTCCACAGCGGTTGCCGACCGATTTACAAGTTGATGTATCGCTCGATCCAGACGAGTGGAAAGCAATTGTCGCTGATGCAGTAGCCGATCTGCGCGCCGGTCGGTTAGAAAAAGTGGTGCTGGCTCGTGCTGTTCGCCTGCGCAGTGCTGAACCGTTTGATACGGCAGCCACACTTGATGTATTGCGTAAGAATTATCCGCACACGTTCGTCTTCGCGGTTGCTCGTGGCGGTCGTACCTTTCTGGGTGCGTCACCAGAACGATTGGTTGCGTTGCGTCATGGTGCAGTAGCAGCTTCAGCTCTGGCCGGTTCGGCGCCGCGTGGCAAAACGCCTGAAGAGGATCGCGCCCTTGCCGAGGCCTTACTAAAGAGCACAAAGGATCGTACCGAGCATGCTTTTGTGGTACAGATGATCTGTTCGGCGCTAGCCGAGTTTTGTGAACAGGTGTCTGCGTCAGATTCACCCGAAATAATGCGGGTGCGGAATGTTCAGCATCTATTTACTCCCGTCACTGCCCGCATCCGCCCCGGCTACGACATTTTCGATCTGGTCGGTCGGTTGCACCCAACGCCAGCGGTCGGTGGTAAGCCCGGCCCAACGGCACTGGCCTGGATTCGCGCCCGTGAACGGCTTGATCGTGGCTGGTACGCAGCACCGGTTGGTTGGGTTGATGCTCGTGGTGACGGTGAGTTTGCTGTTGCGCTTCGTTCAGCACTGATCGGGCGGCGTGAGGCAACGCTCTTTGCCGGGTGTGGGATCGTGGCTGCTTCTAATCCCGAACGGGAATTAGCCGAAACCCGCATCAAGCTACGGGCAATGTTGGAAGCCCTCGGTGCAAGTGATGAGATGATCGGCTGA
- a CDS encoding ATP-binding protein, giving the protein MDMPSLGELPGQPPGPRLAFAHDRQSIAEIAETLAALANAHGGAVVVSGGRGTNLAALHNPAAATELVLAAALSCTPPLIIPLPRHIVYQGIPVLVVEVPAGLPYVYAVNGRYLRREGASNQPLSPTALHRLFSERADLGWERQTPPGSSLQELDDELVEAYARRVGPPAGDDPLALLTRRGCLVDNIPTNAGLLLFGRDVAARFPQAELTLVRYRGREPADIFERTDICAPLPEAIRRAERWLNDHMRKGSRMVGLEREDWTQFPPGAVREALVNAVAHRDYASRGEGIRITMFSNRLEIYSPGRLPGHVTLENLRAERFSRNPAIVQVLADLGLVERLGYGIDRMLRQLAAAGLPPATFRETAAGFLVVLPGQPMAEELPGGVDTTAWRRMGLNDRQIDALLFVAEQQRITNRDLQEMHPDVSAETIRRDLSDLVNRGLLLKVGDKRATYYILK; this is encoded by the coding sequence ATGGACATGCCATCTCTCGGCGAACTTCCAGGCCAACCACCAGGGCCACGGCTCGCTTTTGCCCATGATCGGCAGAGTATCGCTGAGATTGCTGAAACGCTGGCCGCGCTGGCAAATGCCCACGGCGGTGCTGTAGTCGTGAGTGGTGGGCGTGGCACAAATCTGGCTGCTCTCCACAATCCCGCTGCGGCGACCGAGCTAGTGCTGGCCGCAGCTCTATCGTGTACTCCGCCGCTAATTATCCCACTTCCCCGACACATCGTATACCAGGGCATACCGGTGCTGGTAGTCGAGGTACCGGCTGGCCTCCCTTACGTTTATGCTGTCAATGGGCGGTACCTGCGTCGTGAAGGGGCAAGCAATCAACCACTTTCCCCGACAGCACTCCACCGGCTGTTTAGCGAGCGAGCAGACCTTGGCTGGGAACGCCAGACGCCGCCCGGCTCCTCGCTGCAAGAACTGGATGACGAGCTGGTAGAAGCTTATGCCCGCCGTGTAGGACCGCCTGCCGGTGATGATCCGCTGGCCCTCTTAACCAGACGTGGCTGTCTAGTTGACAATATTCCAACCAATGCCGGTCTCCTCCTCTTTGGGCGCGATGTAGCTGCTCGTTTTCCCCAGGCTGAGCTAACGCTGGTACGGTACCGTGGTCGCGAACCGGCAGACATCTTCGAGCGAACAGATATTTGTGCTCCGCTCCCAGAGGCTATTCGGCGCGCCGAACGTTGGTTGAACGACCATATGCGTAAGGGTTCGCGCATGGTTGGGTTAGAACGGGAAGATTGGACTCAATTCCCGCCCGGTGCTGTTCGCGAGGCGTTGGTCAATGCAGTGGCTCACCGTGACTATGCTAGCCGGGGGGAAGGCATTCGGATTACGATGTTCAGTAATAGGCTTGAAATCTACTCACCGGGTCGCTTACCCGGTCATGTCACGCTTGAGAATCTTCGTGCCGAACGATTTTCGCGCAATCCGGCTATTGTGCAAGTGCTGGCCGACCTCGGTCTTGTTGAACGTCTTGGCTATGGAATCGACCGCATGCTCCGTCAGTTGGCGGCTGCCGGCTTGCCTCCGGCTACATTCCGCGAAACAGCAGCAGGATTCCTGGTCGTGTTACCCGGTCAACCGATGGCCGAAGAGCTACCTGGTGGTGTTGATACCACTGCTTGGCGTCGTATGGGCTTGAATGATCGCCAGATTGATGCCTTACTGTTTGTGGCAGAACAGCAACGGATAACCAACCGTGATCTGCAAGAGATGCACCCCGATGTCAGCGCTGAGACGATTCGCCGCGACTTATCCGATCTGGTCAATCGCGGTCTCTTACTCAAAGTAGGAGATAAGCGTGCTACCTATTACATCCTCAAATGA
- a CDS encoding site-specific DNA-methyltransferase, whose product MSELPLFRSAIPIETSFRSEAEIVVFSGDVLDFLPQLPDNSVALIITSPPYNLGKEYENRVSIESYLKAQAQVIAQLYRVLRDDGSMCWQVGNFVEHGEVYPLDILYYPIFKELGMKLRNRIIWKFGHGLHASRRFSGRYETMLWFTKSDRYIFNLDSVRVPAKYPGKRHFKGPHKGKPSGNPLGKNPSDVWEIVVQDWEELVWDIPNVKSNHPEKTIHPCQFPIELVERCVLALTNEHDLVFDPYMGVGSALLAAVMHHRRAVGCEKETEYVEVARQRLGDYFNGTLRYRPIGKPVYQPTGREKVAQIPEEWRETAQGRLLEKKGEYK is encoded by the coding sequence ATGAGTGAATTGCCGTTGTTTCGTTCTGCAATACCGATTGAAACAAGTTTTCGGTCAGAAGCCGAGATTGTTGTGTTTTCGGGAGACGTGCTTGATTTCCTGCCACAACTTCCCGACAACTCGGTCGCACTGATTATAACGTCGCCACCGTATAACCTGGGAAAGGAATACGAGAATCGTGTCTCTATCGAAAGCTATTTGAAAGCACAGGCGCAGGTTATTGCTCAACTGTATCGAGTACTCCGCGACGACGGCAGCATGTGCTGGCAGGTGGGCAATTTTGTCGAGCATGGCGAAGTGTATCCGCTGGATATTCTCTACTATCCAATTTTCAAGGAACTCGGGATGAAATTGCGCAATCGAATTATCTGGAAATTTGGGCATGGATTACACGCATCACGACGATTTTCAGGTCGGTATGAAACCATGCTCTGGTTTACAAAATCTGACCGCTATATTTTTAACCTTGATTCCGTTCGCGTACCGGCCAAGTACCCTGGGAAACGTCACTTCAAGGGACCACATAAAGGAAAGCCTTCTGGCAACCCTCTCGGGAAGAACCCTTCTGATGTATGGGAAATCGTGGTTCAAGATTGGGAAGAATTGGTGTGGGATATTCCGAATGTCAAATCAAATCATCCTGAAAAGACTATTCATCCTTGCCAATTTCCTATTGAGCTGGTCGAGCGGTGTGTCCTTGCGCTCACCAATGAACACGACTTGGTGTTTGATCCGTACATGGGCGTGGGGTCGGCTCTTCTGGCAGCGGTGATGCATCATCGGCGAGCAGTGGGGTGCGAGAAAGAGACAGAATATGTCGAGGTAGCCCGCCAACGTCTTGGAGATTATTTCAATGGCACGCTTCGGTATCGTCCTATCGGAAAGCCGGTGTATCAACCTACAGGTAGAGAAAAAGTAGCTCAAATTCCTGAAGAGTGGCGAGAGACTGCTCAGGGGCGACTGTTGGAAAAGAAAGGTGAATATAAATGA
- a CDS encoding RNA methyltransferase — protein MLHQPRDPRNIGAVVRAMLNTGVQHLRLVDPCPFDQDIIAAVAHRPEPVLARLAVYPDLQQAIADVRHLVGTSDRPHPNLPWRTDIRQWAGEIRQRAASTGPVAILFGSEGNGLSRGELSLCHEIIGIPMAPEYPVLNLAQAVLITLYELQQASPPSPPSPGTAEPPASLAALDTLASILDELITATNFVKSGNGYALRHRLRAIMTRAALSERDAAILTALLREAVRRVGER, from the coding sequence GTGCTCCATCAACCGCGCGATCCACGCAATATCGGCGCTGTAGTACGCGCAATGCTCAATACCGGCGTTCAACACCTACGCCTGGTCGATCCATGTCCGTTTGATCAGGACATCATCGCAGCCGTAGCCCACCGTCCCGAACCGGTACTGGCAAGGCTGGCGGTATATCCCGATCTGCAGCAGGCTATCGCCGATGTTCGTCACCTCGTTGGCACGAGTGACCGACCACACCCCAATTTGCCGTGGCGCACCGATATTCGGCAATGGGCTGGCGAAATTCGTCAACGTGCAGCCAGTACCGGTCCGGTTGCCATCCTCTTCGGCAGCGAAGGAAATGGTTTGAGTCGAGGTGAACTCAGCCTGTGCCACGAGATCATCGGCATCCCGATGGCGCCGGAATACCCTGTCTTAAACCTCGCTCAAGCTGTCTTGATCACGCTCTACGAGTTGCAACAGGCAAGCCCTCCCTCTCCACCATCACCGGGAACAGCCGAACCTCCGGCGTCACTGGCTGCACTCGATACGCTTGCAAGCATCCTTGACGAACTGATCACGGCAACCAATTTTGTGAAAAGCGGAAACGGCTATGCGTTACGTCACCGCCTGCGCGCCATTATGACCCGTGCTGCACTGAGCGAACGTGATGCCGCCATCCTGACCGCTCTGCTGCGTGAGGCGGTGCGGCGGGTAGGAGAACGTTAG
- a CDS encoding metal-binding protein: MPSAQTHDAITVISGAILTPITYYAYLEYTQLSPSTALACSLWLGGAHLLSGIMFSPDLDIDSAVDDRWGIFFWLWRPYMWLVPHRSFWSHSLIVSPLLRLGYFAFVVYSLLFVVSWGLSRIGLTPPAFHQEFIGQIHTLIVTRPNEVWAFVIGFCTGSAAHTIADWLVTKGYWLLGRYGRRLRRRYRDHQ, translated from the coding sequence ATGCCATCTGCACAAACTCACGATGCGATTACTGTCATCAGCGGAGCAATCCTGACCCCTATCACCTATTACGCTTACCTTGAGTACACTCAACTTAGTCCATCAACGGCGCTCGCATGTAGTCTCTGGCTTGGCGGCGCACATCTATTATCTGGTATCATGTTTTCGCCCGATCTTGATATTGACTCGGCCGTTGATGATCGCTGGGGTATCTTTTTCTGGCTCTGGCGACCCTACATGTGGCTGGTGCCTCATCGTTCGTTTTGGAGCCATAGTCTCATCGTTTCACCCCTCTTACGACTCGGTTATTTTGCGTTCGTTGTCTACAGTCTGCTGTTTGTTGTCAGTTGGGGGTTGAGCCGGATCGGTTTAACACCACCGGCCTTTCACCAGGAGTTTATCGGGCAAATACACACGCTGATCGTAACGAGACCTAACGAAGTGTGGGCATTTGTGATCGGATTTTGTACTGGGAGTGCCGCTCATACCATCGCCGATTGGTTGGTAACGAAAGGTTATTGGTTGCTTGGCAGGTATGGTCGTCGGTTGCGACGTCGTTATCGCGACCACCAGTAA
- a CDS encoding DNA adenine methylase, which yields MKRNGTPSPLVKRDKKRMIAFGWYGGKYSHLDWLLPLLPPCHHYCEPFGGSAAVLLNRDPSPVETYNDIDGEVTNFFRVLRDDPDRLIRAIGLTPFSREEFAIACEIDPGLDSVERARRFYVRARQVRTGLAQSATLGRWAHCKNTSRAGMAGVVSRWLGAVEDLPEIAIRLLRVQIENRPAIDVIRLYDSPDTLFYCDPPYVHETRGDNNAYAYEMTDAEHHELALVLNAVQGLVAISGYDCELMNDLYPSSRWYKNIAPPRTIHSTKDSRIEVLWTNYDPAKTRQKTLF from the coding sequence GTGAAACGGAACGGCACTCCCTCTCCACTCGTGAAGCGAGATAAGAAGCGGATGATTGCATTTGGCTGGTATGGTGGGAAATATTCACACCTTGACTGGCTCTTGCCACTTCTCCCCCCTTGTCATCACTATTGTGAGCCATTTGGTGGTTCGGCTGCGGTTCTACTCAACCGCGATCCATCACCGGTAGAGACATATAACGATATTGATGGCGAGGTAACTAATTTCTTTCGGGTGTTACGAGACGATCCAGACCGTCTTATTCGAGCGATTGGGCTTACCCCATTTTCACGCGAAGAATTTGCTATCGCCTGCGAAATAGATCCTGGCCTCGATTCGGTTGAACGTGCACGGCGGTTCTACGTGCGTGCCCGGCAAGTACGCACCGGGTTAGCTCAGTCAGCAACACTCGGACGATGGGCGCATTGTAAGAACACGAGTAGGGCGGGAATGGCTGGAGTCGTATCACGCTGGCTCGGTGCAGTGGAAGATTTACCTGAGATTGCAATCCGTTTGTTGCGCGTTCAGATCGAGAACCGACCGGCAATTGATGTTATTCGCTTGTATGATTCACCAGATACCCTTTTTTATTGCGATCCACCATACGTTCACGAAACGCGAGGTGATAATAATGCGTATGCGTATGAAATGACCGATGCTGAGCATCATGAATTAGCGCTTGTGCTGAATGCCGTTCAAGGGCTTGTTGCTATTTCAGGGTATGATTGTGAGTTAATGAACGATTTGTATCCCTCTTCCAGGTGGTACAAGAACATCGCTCCTCCTAGAACGATCCATTCGACCAAAGACTCACGAATAGAGGTATTATGGACCAATTATGATCCGGCGAAGACTCGTCAAAAGACCCTCTTTTAG
- a CDS encoding site-specific DNA-methyltransferase, with the protein MNTIVTHQYGFVFEQYCKQDQRYPLFLLGDAYRVLKEIPDSSIDCVMTSPPYWRKREYENGGIGCEKDFREYIHHLVQIFFEVKRVLKPTGSFWLNIGDSYYRKTLLGIPWRIALELIDQQDWILRNAVVWNKVKSGMDSTTDRLANRYEMVFHFVKQSKGYYYNADAIRSHPRSSRVVNGAVVSATGVSGVRYRRQIELSTALSEEEKRAAYESLDKILAEVAAGQISDFRMILRGQQRTTHSDSTKVSGRAKELHEKGFYFLRYHPKGCKPTDVWDILPEDTQRRNSHVAPYPIDLCRIPILATCPPEGIVLDPFCGTGTTLYAAYILDRRSVGIDISQQYLEIAMERYTTLL; encoded by the coding sequence ATGAACACAATCGTTACCCATCAGTACGGTTTCGTGTTTGAACAGTACTGCAAACAAGATCAACGATATCCTCTTTTCTTGCTAGGAGATGCATATCGGGTTCTCAAAGAGATTCCTGATTCGAGCATTGATTGCGTTATGACATCACCTCCGTACTGGAGAAAGCGTGAGTACGAGAATGGTGGTATCGGATGCGAAAAAGATTTCCGTGAGTATATTCATCATCTTGTCCAAATCTTTTTTGAAGTGAAACGAGTTCTCAAACCGACCGGGTCATTCTGGCTGAACATCGGTGATAGCTACTATCGTAAAACCTTACTCGGCATTCCATGGCGGATTGCATTGGAGCTCATCGATCAACAAGACTGGATTCTCCGCAATGCAGTGGTATGGAATAAAGTGAAGAGTGGGATGGATAGTACCACGGATCGTCTTGCGAATAGATACGAGATGGTTTTCCACTTCGTGAAGCAGTCGAAAGGGTACTACTACAATGCTGATGCGATCCGTTCGCATCCACGCTCTTCAAGAGTAGTGAATGGGGCAGTTGTTTCAGCAACAGGTGTTTCCGGAGTACGCTATCGACGTCAGATAGAACTATCAACGGCATTATCAGAGGAAGAAAAACGCGCTGCCTATGAATCACTTGACAAGATACTAGCAGAGGTTGCTGCTGGTCAGATTTCCGATTTCCGGATGATTCTTCGAGGGCAGCAACGGACAACGCACTCAGATAGTACAAAAGTCTCTGGGCGGGCAAAAGAGCTACACGAGAAAGGGTTTTACTTTCTCCGTTACCATCCAAAAGGCTGCAAACCGACGGATGTATGGGATATTCTACCGGAAGACACTCAACGACGGAATAGCCATGTTGCCCCTTACCCAATTGATCTGTGCCGGATACCGATCTTAGCGACGTGCCCGCCGGAGGGCATCGTGCTAGATCCGTTTTGTGGTACAGGAACAACACTCTACGCGGCATACATCCTTGACCGTAGATCTGTTGGTATTGACATTTCACAACAGTATCTTGAGATCGCCATGGAAAGGTATACAACTCTGCTATGA